From Herpetosiphonaceae bacterium:
CAGACGCGCCACCACAACCCGCGCCCGCGGTATTGGCCATTCTGATCGATGCCGGTCTCATCGACGTGCAGCTGCTCGACGCGCACGGTTTGCCCGCGCGGCGCAGCGTCTTCTGCATCGTTGTAAGCGTCGTGTGTGCTGCGTGTAGTGGCGCGAGCTCGGGCGCGCGCGCCTCGTGCTGGGGGCGCGTCATCCTCGCGCGCGGCGAGCCCGCGCCGACCCTCAGCGACTGCTCCGCCCGAGTGCAAATACACCCATGCGACGGTCGGCCACGGGTTCCGCAGTCGCGACCAATGCGGGCTGACCAGCCGCACAGCTCGACGCCACGCGGCGTCATCTGCGGCCCACGCGGGGCGCGTTGCGAACGTGCGCTTGCGCGGGTCCATCGCGGCCAGATCGACCCGCTGGGCGTCGCTGAGGCGCTGCAAAGCGGCGCTGTTGATCGCCACGTCTTCGACGCGCAGCACGAGCTGCAGCGGCTTCCGCCCGCGGCGCTTCGAGCTGCCGCCGCTCGCGCTCGAGCTGCTACTCGATGCGGCGCGCTTGCGGCGCTTGGCAGCCTTCTTTCGCTTGCGGCGCTTCGGCTTCTGCTCGGGTGCGGCGGCTGCTTTCTTCGTGCTCTGCTTGCGCTTGGTGGCCATGGGATCCCCTTATCGGTTCGAGCTGCGGCGGCGCGGGTTGGTGACGCCCTCGGTCGCAGCGCGCAGCCGCTGGCTGCGCTCAAGTTCTGTTACGTGATCGTCTTGGATGTCGCGCGGGTCGTCTCCGCGAAAGTCTCTCAGGAACACTGAAGCGCGCTGCATCAGCCGCAGCCAATCCACCTCGGCCAGCTTCGCCAGCACACGGGCGCGCTGCTGCTTAGTGCGCGTCATCCGTCGCTCCGTCGTCTTCGGTGCCATCGACGACTAGCCCCGCTATCTCGTCGGGCTCGAGGGCTCCGAGCGCCTCGAGCGCGGCTTCTTTCAGCTCCGCGCGTGACTTCGGTTTCGGCGGCGCGATCTGCGCGGGTGCGGCCGGCGCTGCGAGCTTGCCGCCGCCAGCTGCGAGCTGCACGGCTGCGGATACCACGTCAGGGATCGCGTTCGTGAGCTTCTCCAACACGCGAGCCTTTGCCTCACCCATCGCTGCATCCACGGGCGCGCGCTCGTCGCTCGTCTCGAGCAGCTTTTGGATCAGCGCTTGCTGGCTCTCGATCACGCGTTGCTGCATGGAAGCTGTGCGCTCGTGCGCTGCGAGCAGCACGCCGATTGAGCCGATCGTCGCGCGCTGCGTCTGGGAGATGTGGTTGAGAAAAAACGGCAGCATTTGCGCAAACGCATTGCCGCCGCTCTGAGCTGCAAGTGTTTCGAGCGGATCGGGGGGCGCAGTCGATTCGTCGGGCTTCAGCTTCAGCACGGTTGAGCGCAGCGGGTTCGCGTTCTTGTCGCCCCACCATGCAAGCACAAACTTGCAGGTGTCGCGCTCGCGCTCGGCCGCCATGTGCTCGCGCGCGGTCTCGAGCACGTCTTCGCCGTGCACCCCGCCCTGCTCGCGTAGCGCTTCCACCTCTTCGCGCGTCCAGGTTGCGATCGTGCTCTCTTGCCCGAGCGTCGGCACGAAAGTCAGGGTCAGCGTTTTGCTGTTCGTGACAGGCCGATAGATCCAGCTCTGCAGCTTTTCGGGTGTCATGACAGCACCTTCTTTGCTGCGATCAGTAAGACGGCTGTAGCGCCCACGGTTGCGAGCCCGAGCACGAGCGCGCTCGAGCTGCCTTGCGCGTCGATGTCGGTCAACGTCGAGCTGGGTTGCGGATCGGCGCCTTCCTCGAGCGCTGCGCGTGCCATGACTGCAGGCACGTAAGCGCGTGTTTCAGGTGGCCACTGTGAGGGGTCTTTGTACAGTTGCACGGTGCCGCCATTGTACGCCGCGAGCGCCAGCTCTTCCGAAAAGTCGCGCAAGTGCGAGGCGAGCAGACGGACGCCGCCCTCGATGTTCTGATGCAAGTTGGTCGGGTCCACTCCGAGCCCGCGCGCGGTCGCAGGCATGAGCTGCATAACACCGATAGCGCCCGCTGGTGACACTGCGGCTTGATTGCCTCGCGACTCCACCCACGCAACAGCGCGCGCCAGCGCGGGGCGCACCTTGAAGCGAACCGCCGCCGCGGTCACGAGCGCGGCGACGCTCGGTGGAAGCGCGGCGGCCATGCGCTAGCGAAACTCCACGGTGAACTGCTCGGCAGTCGTCGCGATCACTTCGCTTGTGCTGTTGCGGTTGACCATGAAGCCCCACGCAAACAGCGGTATCGGGCTCCACTCTTCACTTTCGATGTACGCCACTGGCGTGTCATCGCCTGTGCCCACGGTCGCGCCAAGCTGATCGACGTAGGTTAACCGCGTTGGGAATGCATCGCTCGTAACCCAAGGGTCCATCCAACCGTCTGGCGGCTGCTTCTCTTCGATCTGTCGGCCGCTGAGATCGAAGATGCGGAACTCGCGCGCGCCTGCAGGAAAGGCAATCACGCGCTTATCGTGGTCGCGCAAGTCCCAATGCGCATAGCGATAGCTGAGCGCGGTGTCGAGCCCGTAAACGGGTTGTATGCTCACTGTGAGCGTGATCTTCGGGAACGTGGGAATCATCACGCCGCCGCCCGAGTCGATTTCCTCGAGTCCTCCGTTCTCATCGCGAAACGTGTATTCGCCGCCGTACCAGCCGCAGTTTTTGAAGGCGATCGTGAACTCGCGCGCCGTGCATCGGTGGCACAGACCGCGGCCCGGCATGATCGGCCAGCTGATTTCCTTGTTGCCGGGCACATCGTCGTGCCCAAAGCCGAAGTTATCCCGCACGAACTTGCTCGGGGGCTCGTCCCAAATGCTGCGGCCGTGGCCGATGGATGTTTGGAAGCGCACCCACGGGGCAGGCATGATCGCTTGGTTGCTGAGTCCGGGATACTGCTGGATTGCGGCGCGCACCTCTACGTCTAGCGCGATGCGATCAGCTGGCTCCCACTTCACAGCCACAGGTGTATTGCTGTCGAGCGTAATCGTCTGTGAGCTGCTGCCGCGCAGCTCCACGACGCCACCCGAAAACGGAATCTTCTCGATGCTCATTCACACCACCCAAAAAATGCGGCCAGCACGATGCGCCGCCAGCAGCTGCTGATCGCTGATATTGCCGGGTTTGTTGCTGCGAACGCGTCCAGCTCGCGCGCGCGCGAGCAGATCGGCCTCTGATCGAGCTGCCGGCGCTGCCGGCGCCGCGGGTCGAGCTGCCGCAGGCCTCGCCGGCGCCGCCTTTGGCGCTGCAGCTCGCGGCTGCGGCTTCGGTTTGGGCTTCGCTGCGACCTTGCGCGCGGGAACGTTGGCCGCCGCCGTGCGCTTCGCGTCGGCGTGTTTCATCAGCTGCGCGGCGCCCGCTGCGGTCTTGGTGAGGGCTTTCGCGTCGACGTGTGCCGATGCGGTGATCTGCTTCGCCAGTTCCTTCGCGCCGCTCGCAGCTGCAGCGCCAGCCTTCGCGAGCTTGCTTGCGATGCCCATACCGGCCGAAGCTGCAAGCGCTGCCGGCGCGAGCGGTCCGAGGATCGGGCTCGCGATCGCCAGCCCTGTCGCTGCGACCTTGAACACCTTCGACGTGACAACAGCCTTGGCTGCTTTGCTGATCCCCTTCGCAATTTTCTTCAGAAACCCAAAGCCGACCTCACCATCGGGACCGATGATCGCCAGCTCGGCGCCGACGTATTCGCCTGCAACAGCTTCTAGCTCTTGAGGCGTGACGCTCTCGAGGTATTCCTGCTTCTGCCCGTCGGGAAACAGGATCGTCACCTTCGCGCTGATCGATCCGTCCGGGTGCTCGAAGTAGTCGATCGTCTGTTTTGGCAGCTCGACGGCTGCCGCTGTCGGCGGCATGTTGATGTCTCCTCTACTTGCGTGGTGGGAACGGTTTGCCCGTCAGCGCGGCGCCACGCGCGCGCGTGTTGGGTCCATAGATGCCATCGGCAGTTAGGCCACCCATCGCGGCCTGTGCTGCTTTCACGTACGCGGCCGGCCTGCCTTTGGCGCCCTGATCGGCGCCCGGCTTCGAGAGGTAGGCGAGCAAGCCCTCAGCGGCGCGCTGTTGCTCGTTCGCAGCTGTGAGCGGCGGCACGGGTGGCTTGATCTTCGTGCTTGTGCCGTAGCGGCTCGGGAACTCGATGCCTAGTAGCTCTTTGCCGCGTGCCTGCGTCTTGGGGCCGTAGATGCCATCGACTTCGAGCCCGCGCATGTCGCGCTGTGCGACGGCCACTGTGTTGTTGCGGGCCGCTTTGCTGCCCAGCTCCGTAGCGCCGCGCCCGCTGCGAATGACGCCCGTGACGTACGCGTGGAGCGCTTGCGCGGCTTGCTTGGGGCTGCGCTCCGTGGTGACGACTTGAGCCGACAGATCGACCGTGGCGCCGCCCGGTGGCGCGTTCGGAGTCGGAGCGCTCGCGCTCGGCGTCTTCGGCTTTGCCGCGGTTTTTGGGGGGGTGGTCGGCTTGGAGCTCGAGGCGGTGGTCGTCGAGCTGGTCACCTTCACCGGGTTGCTGGGGATCGTGCTGCTCGGCTTCGCTGCAGCTTTTGGTGCCGGTCGAGCTGGCCAGCTCGACATGGTGAGCGCTGCGCCGCGTGCCTGCGTCTTCGGTCCATAGATGCCATCGACTGCCACGCCACCCATGTCGCGCTGTGCGTCGGCGATGATCGGGTTCGGGCTCTGCTTCGAGCCCCAATCCTCCGGCGCGATGGTCGAGCGTGTCAGATACAGCTTGAGCATCGCTGCAGCGGTTTCGGGCGAATACTTGCTGCCGCCGTTGGCTGCTGGCGGTTGCTGCGGGTTCGGTTTCTGTCCCGGCTGCTGTTGTCCTGGCGCACGCTTCGCGGCGGCGATCGCTGCGATGCCTGCGATCGTGAGACCAGCAGCACCGAGCACAACAGCGGGGAGAGCGGCGGAGTTTTTCATGCGTTCACATTCCGAGTTTTTCGCTGGGGTCTTCGATCGTGCCGTCTGCTCGATGCACTTGGATGTGCCAACCGATCTTCGAGCGCTTCGCGCGCGCGCGCGCTTGCTCGCCTCCGAGGATCAGCTCAGCGCTACGAAGGCTTGAGAGGTCCTCGCAATCGCCGCTCTTGCGCTTGTGCAGCTCGAGCGCGGTCCACCACTCCTCACAGATGCCTGTCACGCCGTCGTGCGTGCACAGGATCTCGCGCTCGTACACGATGCCCGCCTCATAGAGCGGCGGAAGCGTGTTGCGCTGCAGCTGGCGAATGTTCCACGCTGTGAGGCAGTCGAGCCCGAGCGTAAGATCCGCCTGGTTCATGAAGCGCATACGCAGAGACACGCGCTCGGCTGTGACGTTGAAAAGCGCGTCCGGTTTGCGACTCCGCACCCACTCGTAAAGCTGGCGCCCGGTGTCCACGTCTGCGTCTGTTCGTGGCGAAACCAGTGTCATCGCGCCCATGTGGCCTCCGTCGTGTGTGTGGGTTGCGTGTCTGCGTGATCAAGCCCCGTTCAGTCTTCAGCGGCCACGGGGCACACAACCGCTCTGGGGGGTGTTGTGACCGAGGCTGAGCGTACGCAGCCGTTAGCTGCAAGCAGCTGACGGCTGCGCCGCTAAGGAAGTGTCAGCGGTAGACCGTGCACTTGGTGCCGATGGTCCCCGTGATCGCCGTGGCCACCGTGTTTTTGAGGGTGATCACGAAGTCCAGGCCAGGCCCGATCGGGCTGAAGTTGTCGCTCAGGCTGTCATTCAGCGCGCTCGGACCGTACAGTTCCGCGGGAACGCCTGGAGCCAACACTTGCTCTTCGTCG
This genomic window contains:
- a CDS encoding lytic transglycosylase domain-containing protein, with protein sequence MAAALPPSVAALVTAAAVRFKVRPALARAVAWVESRGNQAAVSPAGAIGVMQLMPATARGLGVDPTNLHQNIEGGVRLLASHLRDFSEELALAAYNGGTVQLYKDPSQWPPETRAYVPAVMARAALEEGADPQPSSTLTDIDAQGSSSALVLGLATVGATAVLLIAAKKVLS